ATCGTCTATCTGGCCCTCGGCAGCGTGCTGCAGTCGGCCCATCCGCACTCGCTGCTCTACACGCCCACCTATGCGACGCTCGGCTACGGCCTCCCGGCGGCGATCGGCGCCAGAATCGCGCAGACGGAGCATCCGGTCGTCACGGTGATCGGCGACGGCGCGCTGATGTTCTGCGTGAACGAGCTGGTCACCGCGGTCGAGCAGCGTCTCGACGTCACGATCGTGTGCGTCGACAACGGCGGGTACGCCGAGATCCGTCAGAACGAGGTCGATCGGGGCATGACCCCCATCGGCGTCGACCTGGTGCAGCCCGACTGGGCGGCGCTCGCCACGGCCTTCGGCGCGACCGGGCGCCGGGTGGAGCGCCGCGAGGACATCGCCTCGAGCATCCGGGCCGCGATCGCCGAGGGCGGCGTGCAGCTGGTGCACCTCCCGCAGAGCGCCCTCTGAACTCCGTGACCTCCCTCTCTTGACCTCCCCGACGAACAGGAACGAGCCATGACCGAGAACGTGGGCCCCATCGACGCGTCCGTGAACCCCCGCTACTCCGGTATCGCCACCTTCGCGCGGCTGCCGCGGATCGAAGATGTTCCGCGCGCCGACATCGCGGTCGTGGGCATCCCGTTCGACTCGGGCGTCAGCTACCGACCGGGCACGCGGTTCGGTCCGTCGCACGTGCGCGAGTCCTCGCGACTGCTGCGGCCGTACAACCCCGCGCAGGACGTGTCGCCGTTCGCGATCGCACAGGTCGTGGATGCGGGTGACATCCCGGTCAACCCCTTCGACCTCACGGAAGCCGTGACCGAGGTCGAGCGCGCGGCCCTGGCCCTCGGCGAGCAGGTGCAGCGCATCGTCACGATCGGCGGGGACCACACGGTCGCGCTGCCCCTGCTGCGTGCGGTCGCCGCGAAGCACGGCCCCGTCGCCGTGCTGCACTTCGACGCACATCTCGACACGTGGGACACCTACTTCGGGGCACCCGTCACCCACGGCACCCCCTTCCGCCGTGCGAGCGAGGAGGGACTGATCGACCTCACCTCCAGCTGCCACGTCGGCACGCGAGGCCCCCTGTACTCGAAGCAGGACCTCGAGGACGACGAGCGCCTGGGCTTCTCGATCGTGTCGAGCGAATACATCGAGGAGCACGGCGTCGAGGCCGGCATCGCCCGCATCCTCCAGCGCATCGGCGACAAGCCGCTGTACGTGTCGATCGACATCGACGTGCTCGACCCCGCCCACGCGCCCGGCACCGGTACGCCCGAGGCCGGGGGGCTCACGAGCCGGGAGCTGCTGAGGATCCTGCGTGCCCTGACGTCGCAGAACATCGTCGGCGCGGACGTGGTCGAGGTGTCACCCGCCTACGACCACGCGCAGATGACCGGCATCGCCGCGAGCCACGTGGTGTACGAGCTCGTGACGCTGCTGGCCGCCCGCGTGGCGTCTGACTCTCAGTAGAGCGCCGCGAGAAGCTCGGCGAACAGTTCCTCGGGGTCGGCGTCGACGCGGCGTCGGGTGAACCAGTCGCAGATGTTCACGCAATCGCGATGCAGCAGGTCGAGCCCCTGCGGGTTCGCGATGATGTCGACGATCTGCGGCAGGTCGATCACCCGCACCCGGCCCTCATGCAGGAGCAGGTTGTACGCGGAGAGGTCGCCGTGGGCGAAGCCTGCTGCGGCGAAGATCCGCATCAGATCGACGACCTGCGCGTAGCACTCCTGAAGCGCGGCACGGTCGCCGCGTGACTGGGCGAGCCGGGGTGCGGCCGTGCCGTCGGCGTCGCCGAGGAACTCCATCAGCACCTCGGTGCCGTTCACCTGCACGGGGTACGGCACCGGCGCGCCGAGCTCCCACATCCGGCACAGCGCCTCGAACTCGGCGAAGGACCACTGCGCGGCTGCGACGTCGCGACCGTGGCTCGACTTCTTGGCGAGGGCGCGGGTGTCACGGGTGTTCCGGGTGCTGCGCCCCTCCGTGTACGTCGAGGACCGGTGGAAGCTGCGGTGCTCGGCGCTGCGATAGCGCTTCGCGGCGAGCAGGGTGTGCTGCGCCGGATTACCGGGCACGGCGCGCTCGATCAGGAACACGTCGGCCTCTTTGCCGGTCTTGAGGACGCCCCGTTCGGTGTCGAGCGCACCGGCCGAGGTCACCACCCACGCGGGCCACGGCTCGGGCCCGCGCTCGGACGGGGTGATCGCCGGCCACGTGGACCAGCGCTGGCCCTCACCGGGGTCGACGTCGGCGAAGGAGAGTTCGGTTTCGAGGGTTTCGAAGGAGGAGGCGTCGAACGACGCGGCTTCCGAGGAAGCGGAGGGATCAGACAAGTGTGGCTCCAGGAGGCGAGGCCACGCCAGGATCAGGAGCGGGTGGCCTCGAGGGGAAGGTGGTCGGCGGAAAGCGCGACAAAGACCGTGTTCATGTCTTCGGCTCCTTCCGCTCGGGCTTCCCGGGCGCGTCCCGGTGCGTCGTCGAGCATAGGGCCTCCCCGGCGAGCGTGTCCAGAGGCGGAGGTCAACGCCCGACCGGCGGAGTGAGCCGGACGAGCACGCCGTCGCCTTCTCCGCCGGTCGCGACGATCCAAGAGCCACCCGTCCACGCGGCGGCGTTCGCGCCGCACAGGAACGGCAGCGGATGCTGTCCGGCGGCATCGGCGAGGCGGAGCCCGTCGCTGCTCGGCGCGGTCGCCGGGCAGTCCCTGCGGTCCTCGACGGCTGCCCGCGCTTGCGCGGAACCACCCACGATCACACTCTGCGCTGCGGTCTGCTCCGGCGCTCCGCCCCACCACAGCGCCGTTCCGTCGGGAGCGACGGCGACCAAAGGACGGCTCGCGACCTGGGGTTCTCTGCGCAATTCCGTCCCGTCGGCGGCGAGCACGATCCGTGCGGAAGGGGTCGCGAGATACACCCGTCCGGCATCGTCGACATCGATGCCGATCGGAGGGACCCCGGGCCGGGCGCCCGGTGCATCATCGAGTTCGATCGGTTCGCTGTGCAGCAGGCTTCGTGCGCCGCTGTCGAGGTCGACGCGGAGCACCTCGTAGTCGAGGTACTCGGTGGGAGGGCGCGGCTGGTACCGCACCACGATCGCGTCGCCGTCGTGCACGGCCACGTCGCCGAACTCGAAGTCTCCATAGTCGAAGTCGCCGTCGTCGCCCACGTCGTCGCCCGGCAGGTCCCGTGTCGTCATGGTGGTCATGTCCACCACGGAGATCACCGGCATCACGTGAGCGCGATCCCCGCGCAATACAACGAGCTCGGTCGCCGAAAGCGGGGCCATCGCCGAGACCGTCGTGAGCGGGTCGTCGGGTTCGGTGTCGAACCGGGCGAGCGTCTCGCCCTCAGCCCCGACGTGCAGCCACGACCCGGCAGATGCGGTCCAGAATCCGCCCTCCCCATCGGCCGACAGCACGTGCATCCCGTAGGCCAGATCGATCGGGTGCCCGGCCGGCTCAGCGTGCGCCCCGGATCCGGTGAAGGAACTCTGGAAGGGGACGGGCTCCAGCGCCCAGTCGTCCGGACCGACCACGGGTTGCGGGGTGCAACCGGCGACGAGCATGATCCCCGCGATGGTCAGGGCACCGCGCACCGTCCGTCGCCGTGCTCCGGTATCCCGTTCCTGCATGCCGACCACTCTGCGGGGTCCGGCTGAGAACCCGCCGGGATCGCTCCGGACGATCGGTCGGATGCCGCGGACGCCTGGTCGGGCGGCGGTATCAGGATCCTGCGAGCGTGGAACCATGACCACGACAGCCCCCGTTCCCACCGTGTCTTCCTCTGCGGCGCCCCGCATCCGCTACGGCGGGTTGATCGTGCTCATGCTGATGGGCTTCCTGCTGGTCACGGCCGAGTTCCTGCCCAACGGTGTGCTCACCGAGATGGCCGACGGCCTCGGGGTCACCCCGGGCCAGGCAGGACAGACCGTCACCGTGACCGCGCTCGTCGGACTCGTCGTCGCCCCGACGGTCGGACTGATCTTCCCGCGCCTCGACCGCCGGTCGCTGCTGCTGTGGATGGCGCTCGCCGCGGCCGTGTCGAACCTCATCGTGGCGATCGCGCCGAGTCTGATCATCGTGCTGCTGGCGCGCTTCCTGCTGGGCGCCGCGATCAGCGCGTACTGGGCGATGTCGATCACCGTGGCAGCGCGCCTCGCGGGACCCGCGAATCTCGGCCGCGGCGTCATGTTCACCTCCGCCGGGGTGTCGCTGGCGACGGTCGCGGGCGTGCCCCTCGGCGTCATGCTCAGTGAGCTCATGGATTGGCGGACCGTCTTCGCCCTCGCGGGCGTGCTCATGGTCGTGCTCGCGGCCGTGCTGCGGTTCGCGCTGCCGTCCGTTCCGGCGGAGCAGGCGTCGAGTCTGCGACTGCTCGTCGACACCCTGCGCCGCCCGGGCATCGGCCTCGGCATGGTCGGGCATGTGCTCGTGGTCCTCGGGCACTTCCTCGCCTACACCTACGTGCGCCTCGCGCTGGAGCGCATCCCTGACGTCGACGCCTCGACCATCGTCGTGCTGCTCGCGCTGTTCGGCGTCGGCGGACTGCTCGGCAACATCACGATCGGGCTCGTCATCGACCGCACGTTCGCCTTCTTCGCGGTGTTCGCGCCGTTGGTGATCGCCGTGTCGGTGACCGCGATGATCCTCTTCTCCGGATCGATCGTCGGCGTGGGCATCGTCGTGCTGGTGTGGGGCTTCTTCTTCTCGTCCTGGCTGATCGTCGTGAACACCTGGGTCGGACACCGGATGCCCGATCGGCTCGAAGCCGGGGGCAGCCTGGTCGTCGTGGGGTTCCAGGGTGCGATCACGCTCGCCGCAGGCATCGGTGGGCTGCTCGTCGACACTCTGAACGTCGAACTGGTCTACGTGATCGGTGCCGTCGCGCTGCTCGCTGGCGCGGTGCTGTTCGGCGCATCGAATCGGGTCAGCAGCAGAGCTTGACCCGGGCGGGTGCCGCTCAGGCCGGGACGGGAGTGCGGTTGGCGAGGCGCCAGGACGAGGGGGTCTGCCCGGTGCGGCGTCGGAATGCGCGGCTGAATCCTTCGTCCGAGGCGTAGCCCAGCTCGCGGGAGATGTCCGAGACGGAGCGTCCGGCATCGAGCATCCGCTTCGCCGCATCGACCCGCACCTCGGTGACGTAGTCGGCGGGTGAGCGTCCGACAGCGCTGCGGAACCGCT
Above is a window of Microbacterium aurugineum DNA encoding:
- the speB gene encoding agmatinase, whose product is MTENVGPIDASVNPRYSGIATFARLPRIEDVPRADIAVVGIPFDSGVSYRPGTRFGPSHVRESSRLLRPYNPAQDVSPFAIAQVVDAGDIPVNPFDLTEAVTEVERAALALGEQVQRIVTIGGDHTVALPLLRAVAAKHGPVAVLHFDAHLDTWDTYFGAPVTHGTPFRRASEEGLIDLTSSCHVGTRGPLYSKQDLEDDERLGFSIVSSEYIEEHGVEAGIARILQRIGDKPLYVSIDIDVLDPAHAPGTGTPEAGGLTSRELLRILRALTSQNIVGADVVEVSPAYDHAQMTGIAASHVVYELVTLLAARVASDSQ
- a CDS encoding serine protein kinase RIO gives rise to the protein MSDPSASSEAASFDASSFETLETELSFADVDPGEGQRWSTWPAITPSERGPEPWPAWVVTSAGALDTERGVLKTGKEADVFLIERAVPGNPAQHTLLAAKRYRSAEHRSFHRSSTYTEGRSTRNTRDTRALAKKSSHGRDVAAAQWSFAEFEALCRMWELGAPVPYPVQVNGTEVLMEFLGDADGTAAPRLAQSRGDRAALQECYAQVVDLMRIFAAAGFAHGDLSAYNLLLHEGRVRVIDLPQIVDIIANPQGLDLLHRDCVNICDWFTRRRVDADPEELFAELLAALY
- a CDS encoding MFS transporter, with amino-acid sequence MTTTAPVPTVSSSAAPRIRYGGLIVLMLMGFLLVTAEFLPNGVLTEMADGLGVTPGQAGQTVTVTALVGLVVAPTVGLIFPRLDRRSLLLWMALAAAVSNLIVAIAPSLIIVLLARFLLGAAISAYWAMSITVAARLAGPANLGRGVMFTSAGVSLATVAGVPLGVMLSELMDWRTVFALAGVLMVVLAAVLRFALPSVPAEQASSLRLLVDTLRRPGIGLGMVGHVLVVLGHFLAYTYVRLALERIPDVDASTIVVLLALFGVGGLLGNITIGLVIDRTFAFFAVFAPLVIAVSVTAMILFSGSIVGVGIVVLVWGFFFSSWLIVVNTWVGHRMPDRLEAGGSLVVVGFQGAITLAAGIGGLLVDTLNVELVYVIGAVALLAGAVLFGASNRVSSRA